The Theileria equi strain WA chromosome 2 map unlocalized gcontig_1105316255037, whole genome shotgun sequence genomic sequence tTACATTAAAACAAATTGGTCGTTTGTTGCTAACACAATCATTGTTTGCCCTGATCATAGCTTATTCTCATGTACACAAACCTACCAATTATAGCACCATACACACAAGGCATAACTAAAGTACCAAGAAAAATACGTATTAACACAGCAAATTTTAtagttttacaagtgtAGAACTAAGTGCAGGGGAcgataaagataaaataTCGCTGCAAGATACATCGTCTAGGATTGAATATCTATACAAAACCGGTCGAATGGTAGCACCGATTACGGAATAATTCCACCCCCAAACCGTTAAATCTTCAGTAAGTATGGTTGTTTCCCACCATCCTATGGTAATTTTCACTGGAGGAGATCCTATCACATCTTTGTCAATATCAACAGGTATAGGTTTATGAATTACAACTTTGGAGTATTCATTTGTATCCGGATTTACAGTTAATATTGTTCCCCATTGATAAATGTTTCCAAATATGTCAGTTGATATAGTAAAATTAGGTCCATGTGCAAATAAAGCAACTTTACCGATACCTAACACTTGCAATCTATCCATATGCAGACCGTTCGATGGGCGATCAACAGTATTGTGTCCAAGTTGCCCATTATAGCTATTTCCAAAGGAATATAGGTTGTCCTCCTCAGACAGAAGATAGGTTACTTGTTTTCCacaaaaaatattttttattttccttgGTCCGGAATATCTGTTCCCATGAGAAGAAAATATTTCAAGTGGTTTGAATATATCTGacaattttgttttatcaGAACAAACTGCAAGATTTGTGTGCGTCCCTCTTCCCCAAATGTATAGCCTACCATCTTCAGTGAGAGCCAAGTTATGATACTCCCCGGCACTGATTTTAGAAATGATAACCGGAGCTCCATTCAGGACTGGAAAACGCACGAGAGTTGGCTTATCAACTATTTCATCCTTGCAACCTATACCACATTGTCCATGCTTATTGAATCCCCAGCTGTAGACAGATCCATCGTTCAATAATAAAAGAGTGTGTTCTATGCCACATTGAACGTCTTTGATTAGTAAACGTTCTTTTATTATTGTTATTGGTTCCGATGTTTCTTTTTGATGCTTAATTGATGTTCCCAATTGACCCCTATCATTTAATCCAAACGTATGAACATAGATTCCATCAAGGACTACTACAGTGTGAAACGCACCCATTGATAACCCTGTGATAGTTCTTTTCCCGTTTAAATTTATGATGTGTAAAAGTGTTTGACTCCAACCCCTGGGATAAAATTCCTTCAGAGAAGTCGAAACATTTATGTGAATTGGCAGCCAAGAATCAACCGAATTCTTGTATTTGTTGAAAATTAGTAAGGAAGTCAGAgtttctgttcttgttATATCTTCTACTTCTCTCTTTTGAGAACGTATCAACAACTTCTCCTTCTCATCCCTAATTATggatttaaatttataagATCTCCAAGTAGATTTTATTATAGCGTCTGCATTCTGTATTCTATAGAATTCCCTATACCAATAACGGGTCCAGAAAAAACTTTGAATTGTTAGAACATCCTGATAGAATACATACAATAAATTCCTGGCTGTAATAGCTCGTATCGAATTTTGAAGGAAAACTaaacattttgaaaattttaatctTCTACGAATGGAAgtaaaatgtttataatttccatCAAAACGTTTTCTGATCAAGTAGCCCCTTGCAAATGCCTAAATGATTGTGTGTTATAGATAAACTACAAACCTGAATCAAAATTATATATGGAGTTATCTCACGGATAtatgtataaattttacGTTGTAAATATCCTCTAATATGCTTCTGTATAAATATGGCAGAAAATTCCCTAATTTTTGAAATCCGTAACTCATTTGCTAATTTTATTGCTAGGTGCATACGCCAGCCTGAAGCGATAATTGTAGCTGATTTATTCAATAATGCCGAtctataaatattttttagGTAATTTGTAATTGATAGAACATTATAACATCTTTTAAAGAGTTTCAAATTTTTTTCTACCCTTTGTTTTATTAATTCTTTTCTAAAAGTCTCTAATCTATCCAAATAGGATTTTCTAATAATATACATTCTAAAAAAACTTTGAATGAAAACAGCCGCTGCCTCTTTTTTGTCCTTTctatttataaaatctaGAATAAGAAATGTGCCAACAAAATTGGATATATCCTccaacttcttcatcttgcATCCCTGGACATTAAACCGTCTTATATTAGATTGTAGTCTGATAATAAGTGCTTTTGTGTTGTtaaatatccttttggTTAAGTTTGACCTGTAATATCTATATAACAAATCACCCATCGGCTTTAACATATTTGTGAATTGAAGGAAATTTTGTTCCAATAGAATCCAACCATTCTTCCTAAGAAAGAGCTTTGTTTTCCCGATCCTATATTCACTTTGAGGTATAGCCAAATTATCTAATATGGACTTGACATTTGCTTTTAGATCTTCAGGTGAGTTCTGAGATGAAGATGACACAGAACTTAAGagttcattttcttttatAAACTCTGAAAATAATGCCTTATATGCAAATCCACGGTGAATTGTTTGAATAGACTCCAAAATAGATAACGATATAAGCTGATCATATACACCTTTAAAGTTGTAAAAATTTGGGATCTTTTcttggtttgtttttatgCAACGTACAAAGTGCGAGTCAGTAGTTTCCAAACAATTCATTAATGATAATATAGATTTTTGGAATAAGGACCCCAAAAATTTCCCCTTCATATTCCCATTCTCATTTGGTATTTTTTTGGAACATTC encodes the following:
- a CDS encoding myosin B, putative (encoded by transcript BEWA_043630A), whose protein sequence is MAIGDNSRHISGAKLVSKVKGNHFHRQESKVENINYMIGKNVWIKVDTDELFAEATVKSIDSELICVKYKGEEITLRIDDCLNNLSDIEPLHISDLVKIPHANSAVVLDILNKRFQNDVIYTYAGKLLVALNPFKQLSNLYGESVIKKYCGAITKFGFPPDLEPHSYAVAQSAMNGLINNNRSQSCIVSGESGAGKTETAKQLMSFFAYGQTSNDNKVQNAILGTNLLLESFGNAKTLNNNNSSRFGKFLKLLLNPDGGIKGGVLSSYMLELSRIEFQNENERNFHIFYQCIKGLSNEEKGIYGFLSLDSYKFLNKWKCYDAPGIDDIKDFAELRKQLKILFSEEDCVNFFKCISGILLLGNVEFEETSAMGVDNAAKISNDDTFQDMCNLLGIDPELARKAVTQKVVAINNSVIESSVTTAIAEVNTKAMAKDLYGALFEYCIDSVNQIIQFDSDANNWIGILDIYGFEYFEHNTYEQLLINYANERLQKYFINQVFQSEVNIYQEEGIDHSCIVFTDNSNILQIFDKPNQSIFSFLEEQCLIQTGSSEKFTQSCKSKINNDNFLPSKGEQCSFTIVHTAATVTYNTEEFVVKNKHKLSQSILDLLINSKNHLVCECSKKIPNENGNMKGKFLGSLFQKSILSLMNCLETTDSHFVRCIKTNQEKIPNFYNFKGVYDQLISLSILESIQTIHRGFAYKALFSEFIKENELLSSVSSSSQNSPEDLKANVKSILDNLAIPQSEYRIGKTKLFLRKNGWILLEQNFLQFTNMLKPMGDLLYRYYRSNLTKRIFNNTKALIIRLQSNIRRFNVQGCKMKKLEDISNFVGTFLILDFINRKDKKEAAAVFIQSFFRMYIIRKSYLDRLETFRKELIKQRVEKNLKLFKRCYNVLSITNYLKNIYRSALLNKSATIIASGWRMHLAIKLANELRISKIREFSAIFIQKHIRGYLQRKIYTYIREITPYIILIQAFARGYLIRKRFDGNYKHFTSIRRRLKFSKCLVFLQNSIRAITARNLLYVFYQDVLTIQSFFWTRYWYREFYRIQNADAIIKSTWRSYKFKSIIRDEKEKLLIRSQKREVEDITRTETLTSLLIFNKYKNSVDSWLPIHINVSTSLKEFYPRGWSQTLLHIINLNGKRTITGLSMGAFHTVVVLDGIYVHTFGLNDRGQLGTSIKHQKETSEPITIIKERLLIKDVQCGIEHTLLLLNDGSVYSWGFNKHGQCGIGCKDEIVDKPTLVRFPVLNGAPVIISKISAGEYHNLALTEDGRLYIWGRGTHTNLAVCSDKTKLSDIFKPLEIFSSHGNRYSGPRKIKNIFCGKQVTYLLSEEDNLYSFGNSYNGQLGHNTVDRPSNGLHMDRLQVLGIGKVALFAHGPNFTISTDIFGNIYQWGTILTVNPDTNEYSKVVIHKPIPVDIDKDVIGSPPVKITIGWWETTILTEDLTVWGWNYSVIGATIRPVLYRYSILDDVSCSDILSLSSPALSSTLVKL